The following DNA comes from Serinus canaria isolate serCan28SL12 chromosome 1A, serCan2020, whole genome shotgun sequence.
AATTTTAGGTGGGTGAGTACCAGTAGAAAAACCTGTGAGAAGGCACAGGCGTGGAAGCTTTTTTTCAAAGTTGAACCTTCAAAGACTCCCTCTTAGTAAATAAAGTGTTGTGTTATTTTTGGCTGTTAAGAAGACAGGTACCATTATCTTAAGTGATAAGGACTTCTAAACAATTGACAATGAAGAATTATGTTGcatcatttttttccataagatATTCAAGAAATTAAGTTGTTGATCTTTTGTATCCTGAATAGTTACAAAACTGGTTTCTTTCAGAGGgtgttctgcagagaaaaaggtCTTTGAGTTCCATCTTGTCCAGGACTGGTTTCCTGTCTGCTGTCACCATGGCAATGTCACTTAGAACTGTGTGGTCCAGCCTCCTTTGGATGCGTTCAGCAGTAACCTGCAAGCAGGTCCCACTGCAGAGTAAGTAGGGATGAAATTGTGGAAGTCCTATATTAAAATTTGTTCCTTGAGAACCTCTTTCCTGTAGAGTTTAAAGTAATGGAAACATGGAAGTGACTTTTCTATTTGAACAGAATCGAGTCTTTAGTCTGTGCTCTATTCTAATAGTAATCTAAAGGAtatctttatttgtttttttctttttttgtgctttttaaaccTTCATGGTCCAAGTAGGATGCTCCCCAAATTTATTGATTAGCTGGTAAATACTACCCTCTTACCACTGATTAGCATTGAagatttaaattgattttttcaGACTTAGAAAAGTGATGAGAAAAGGCTATAGTAAAATTTCATTGCTTAACATAAACAGAGAACAAGTAGAAACAGGCAGTACTATTTCTTAGATTTTTGTCCATGTTTTAGATGTCAATAGAAAGACATAGGGTAGATAGTAAAGGTGGTAGAAAAGGCAGTAATGGAGAAAATAGAATAGGTATGTTACATTTTAGAGGTAAGTGggcaaggaagggaaagaaattttagGAAGACGTACAGACTAGTTGCAGTTTACCAGAACTCAACTCCTTAATAGCTAAGAATAGTTTAATTAGAAGAACTGAAGAGTGGAAGTGCTAACAGTAATTCTGAATTTAAGAGTTTGCATCTAAATTATTTCTGAGAGGATGATAGCTACACAAAAgtttcttttggctttttcagCCTTTGCAGTCTTGACACAATGaatgctctgtccctgtgctagGAGCAGCCATGAAGAATCCTATTTGTATTAAAAGATGggttaaataaaataatgtcaGATAAAGCTGAAACCTTTTTATGACTTAACAGAAAGGTCAGAACATGTGAGGACTTGTTTCTTATGATCATAATTATGTTCTAAAAGAGTGGTTGTTGAATAAAGCTTTACCGGACACAGAAACTTCCATGTGGATTTGTCTCAGGTTCTGGCAATAAAGGAAGGGGGTTCTGGTGGAAGTCAACTCCAGGCACATCCCAGGCCCACCTTGGGCCTGGATACCTGCACTGTTGTGGGAGGCAGTGCCTACAGGATGATTCCTGTGTGAGGGGCTATAGAACACCTTATATTAGTTGTGGTTGGACTCTGTTCTGATTTTgaaagtcttttccaacattaattattatattattctattaaaaaaaagggaatcaAACCATGGAGAAGGGACGTCTGTGATCCAagctcctgctcaaagcagggtcagctcTGCAGTCATATTGGGTTGCTCAGGGCTTGCTGGGTCTTTGAAATCTCCAAGGACAGAGAACTCACAAGCCTGCCTGAGTCTCAATCCTCCCAGCTGGCTGTCCTCATGAGGAAAAGATTTCTCTACATATCCAGTCAGAGCCCCTCCTTTggatttttataataaatattgCTATGAATGAAATTATGACCTTCCCTCTAAGTTCTAAGGTTCTTTACATATATAAAGGATATTTCCCAATGGTGAATTCTGTAGGTATTTCATTCATACAGTGATTTTACTCAGGAAAACAGTGCAGCTAGGAAGGTAAGAATAGGTCATAGCTGCCTGTATACTGTGTTTTTTTGATTGCACTGCTAGAAAGCTGTATACTAAAATGAACTTCTAGTTAGATAGTATTTGGGTTATGTTAATCTAAAACTGAATATCATTATAATCCTTGATTAAGACTTGAAAcaatgaaaattgaaaatgtaAACATTCTTAattgggcacagctctgcttgttTCTACATGAGAGTTCTATACTTGGTTTTTATTGCAGATGGAGCAGTGTATCATGCTTGCCATAAATCTACATACTCAGTTCTCCCTGAAGACTACAATTGGTATGTAAACATGCTGATGTGTGGCCTTTTCAtgtaatgtttatttttattccagggcgactttctctctctgtcctgaAGTCATCATATAATAGTATCAAACACATATATTGCCAATATTGGATATATGTATTAATTTCAGCTAAAATACTGTCTCTGATAGTAATGCCTGTGAAGTTTATGTTTCAATGTAATGAAAAGTCATGCAGGACTTGTTCTAAACATGTTGATGACTCCCAGTAcctctgctgttttgtttgtggaAGAGCAAAATTAGCTTACAGTAGTAATTTCCATTGTTGTTAAGACAAGGTCCAGgtatttttgtgctgctgcatggCAAACTTGTgtagaaatgggaaaatataatataaatgtaGTGAGAAACACTGAATTCATGTCACCACAGTTTTAGGAAGCTAAATGTGTCATGGGATGGGAAAGGAAGGTGAGAAAAGTTGTATTCTCACAATGAAACTCTCAGTAAGACTTCTTGTTCAGCATTTTTTACATAATAGAAAAGTTAAAACCCAAAACAGAGCTTTGTTTCCTGTTATTTCATTACAGATGCCATGCATCTTATAAAGCCATGCTGTCCTTGAGATCATTATCCCATCTGTTTAGAGTTTTATATGCAACTATTTAAgtgtttaggattttttttccaactcaTATTTCCAGctattttaataattcattttagccatttttttcctcttcatcttgaaaaagaaaaagcaagattaTTGAGGAAACAAAAACTTGGAAGTTTGGTTCAAATGTTTATGACCCTTATTTTATAGAAGATTATTAAGGATTCATAAATGCAGGGTCAAATCCAGTTTTCTTTGGGACATAGGCTGCTCAGTTGTTCAGTACTTCTGAAcgttatgcttttttttttttatttttatagcaaagTGGAACTTGCAGTGACATCTGATTCGAAGACAATTGTCTGCTACCACCCTTCACTTGAGATTCCATACGAGCATACAAAAGTATGTCCAAGTGTGCACATTTATATTTCTTACTTGTAAAGGTATTTAGTAATTCATAGGTTTGAGTCTTTAGAGCATagttttaaatttgaaatactttttagTATGTGATCAGCACATCTGTGCAGTAAATGACTGATGAATATAGCTGCTGCCACAAGGAGGAGTTTACTCTTAGTTGAATTGAGGGAAGGTTTTGCAGAGTGAGAAAAGTTCAGGTATCCCAGCATACAGAAGCTCTAGTAGAATTAAACAAGGCACTAAAACACTTGTGCACTACAGAGAATATAGTGTCTGTCTACGTGGGTACTCCTCAGAGAGGATGATTGGAATGCAGGTTATGGCTCACATGTCCTCCTGCACAAGAGAATACAAAGAAATACTGCTGCTACTGTTGTCAACTCCAACTTTAGGTTCCATTCAGCATTGAGTTCATAAAAGCCACAAAGAActttaaatattgatttttttatctaTCACTAGTACTTTTGATGTGTTCTTTACAtggataaaaataattctagtGTTGTGGTTTAACACCTAGATAAATTTTTCTAGTGTACACTTTTTGTTTGAATTTCCAGTTCTTATGTGCTAGTAAAATAttgcagctggcagctgtgtTGCTGAAGTACTCAGTGTGAAAATTCTccattgaaaacaaaaccattttagCACTTTTTACCTGCAAATTACATAGGAGTATTTTTAAATCTGGCAGTTGCACATACCTCAAAAAAAACAGGTGTAAAAGgctaaaacaaaggaaaatacttgTGATAGTGGTAGCAGTTATGTTTCCAATTGAAAGCAAAAAACTTGGTCTTACCTGTTGCATAAAAAATTAGGAAGTGACATTCTTCTCTAAGGTACGTGTTTTAGCAAAGATTTTTAGCAATGATGATGGTTGCTGTGAATAAAATTCTGACTGGGAATGGTGTGGATACTTTTGTGTTAGTGGAACTGGAGCTGATGATTCAGCTAGTGAATTGTAAGATTGAGATCTGCAACAATGACTACAGGAATACTGGTTTTAGGGGTAGGGTCATCAGCTGTAGAAGCTAAGGTAAACAGGTTCAGATAGACACATCTGCTGCAAGGGGATGTGGTTTCATTTGGGGTGGGAAGGTGGGGACAATAAACAGCCAATGCAATTGCAggtatttttctgtccttttttttgtttcagctgtTAGATAGCATTACAGATTACTCTTACTAGCTTGGCTTTTTTACTTTctcaattaaataaaacaaggagAAACAGGACATACATATACATTACTGTTTTGCTAGCCCATACCACGGCCAGATCCAGTGaataataaagaagaaaaccttGATCAAGTTTTAAAATCCAGATTGAATGAAAAAGAGCTAAAGAACAGTAGAGGTCCTACAATTGAAGAGCTCAGCAAAATGTTTTACACAACAAAACATCGCTGGTATCCTGTGGGACAGTAAGTATTTTCAATTTGTCTGTTCCTTTTGGAAGTAAAGGGAAATACAGGAATAATTTAATGACCAGATTCAACCTAGGATGAGTCATGTCAGACAAGATACCTCTAGCATTTGGGCTACTACATAAAATCTTCAATGCAGTGTTGGGTAAATGGAAGACTGTATTTAAtcagaggtttttttaacaCTGCTCCTTTGACAGACTTTGccactttttttctgtaaaatatgtGACAGTGTAGAAATTTCTCATACATCCAGTTAGCAACTGCTTTGAGTCATTTACTAAGTTCCATAACAGAATCTACTATGTAAAATAACCTCAATGGACATAACCAAATACAGCTTGGAAACATGCATTGCCTATTCCTTAGCAACCTCAATGGGATGATTCTCAGACTTAAGAGGTAGTAGAGGTTTTTCATTTGGAATGGTGAAAAGTGCTCTTTGGTGTGTCTTGTGTTCAGaaatggaggaggaggagaggtgcACATATACATGACTGAGCTTAAAGAGGAACTGTGGGCATTCAGGTATACTGATGTAAACAAGCAGCATTCTGGTGTGTGTTACACCCTTCCACTCCATGTTATGTCGTCTTTTGATAGCTGCTAATTTTGTAGCTATGGAGACATAATACAGGcaattttgttgttgttgttgttgtccacagaaaactttttaattaatgtGCTTTGGGAGTAGATATAAGGAATGGAAAGATAGGACTTTTATGACCAAAGGGTAGCTGTCACTTTGATGAAGATCAGACAGGATCTGCCTTGTTTAGCATGCATAATTATGAGGAAAGTGTGGTTCGTTATTTGTtcagaataatttgttttttagtttttctgcaGAATATTACACTATTTAACATACAGTCTGGCACAGCTCCTTTGAAAATCTTTGTTCTATAGCAATCATTTTAGCCAAAGGCAAGGCTGACCatgtaataaaattaatttcacacaAAGGATTAAGAATAAACAGCAGCCTTTGTGCCTATTCAGCTGTAGAACTGATTGGATTATTGCGTGCTTGTAGCAGATGTAGCAATAGAAATAAGTAGCATTATGTAACCCCACAAACAACAGAGATGACATCTAATGAGTGGTGATGGATTGTGCTCTTGTATCTTGTATTTCACTTCCTTGTGTAACCTCAGATCACTCACTGGGGCAGAAATACCACAAAAATAAAGGCTGTTCACAGCTTTACTCACtgcaatgtctttttttttcttttaggtatCATAGGAGACGCAAGAATCCTAATCCTCCTAAAGACCGATAACAAAGATAACTTCTTGTTCATCAGGACTGTGCTATTAATTTTGACTGGAAATAAAAGTTACAGAAGGTGACGTGTTTGGCTGTAACAGAACATGCTTAACATGATTTGACTGTTATTTTCtactaaaagaaacaaaatcacacTGACAAAACAGGGAGTCAGTGAAGGCAGTTGTGCATTCCTGGTCAGCAAATGGACTAGTCTTAGATCAGGATGTAACAGGGATAGAGTGCTCTGATTCAGTTCAAGAGGTCAGAGGCTTATCATTGGTCAAGTGAATCCATACAAGTCTTGTGTCAAAATGGGAAGTCTAGAAATGGATGTGTTagggtttggtggttttgagtgggatagtatttttttttttcttttaggaatcTAGTAAGGTGAGCTTGAATATAAGTATTAATAAAATagtatttatgaaaaatattatatgagatatttgtgaaaacaaatagtttttcttcttctgttacACTTGTGAGATACCATATTTAATTCTACATCAGGCAAGTGATTGTTATTAAGCCTGTTGTTGTGTATGGAAAACTGGCCAACTTGGTTAATTTTTAGCATCCAAGACACAGTATCTCACTCTTCTAAATCATCCCCCATTCTCAGATATCTGAGAACTTCTGAGTGCATTTGTCGTtcatgggggttttttgtttgtttaatccCACCCCAGCTACCACTCAGTGAGGATGCTGTGTTCACACATAAGCTGGAATAGCTGTATCACAGTAGAAGTTGTTTACATCAGCAAGGTAATTACTGCTCTTTGTAGCATACCAAGGAGGAAGGATTGACCCTTTATTacataaaatgctttaaattaaaaaaacttgGTCTGATTCTACTTCACTGCTTTAGCATTTTGTAGTGCTTAAATGTTCTTCCTCTTGTAGTATGATATGTCTtgtagcatttttttctttcaatagaagaaaaaaagtctttgttcCAGTCTACAGTTTTAGGCATCAGCTCTCTAATAGAAAGGGCTAGCTTGGAACATTATGCTACTGCAGAGATGCCAGTGACTTCATAAAGCCTTCTTAGTAGATCCTTCTaaataatcagaaaataattatctCATGTACAtcatatttttattgcatttcccTTCCAAAGCAATTTGAATAACCTAGGAAagggtttgtttcttctgttggTCTAGTGTCATTTTGCCAGTGTGTGTTTTCTACAGATTTCACTAGAAGTTGAGTACCACTCATCTTCTCAGTTGAGATGTAGAGAAACTACATCTCAATTGTTAGTTTCTAAAGATACTACtgaataactttttttcccgTGAACATCCTTATGTGTGAAAAAAGCAATGTTGGATGCGTGTAAAAAGGCTGCTTTTAAATACTTGTGAGAATTTATACAGAAAACTAGTGCCAGTGCATTTTTAACTCCAAATGCTGGGTAGCTGATGATGGTTTATCATGGCAGAGCATGAaatcatttttctcctttattctgTTGTGCTTAAAAGATATCAGAGTCCACGCTCAAGCCAACATGAGCCAAGTGATTTTGGCTTCTTACTAATGGTGTGTTGCTCACATAACAAGTCTGCTGTTGTGAAGTAATGTCTGTGGGGTCTCTGTGAAGGATGGCTGCTTAACCCTCTAAGTTCAATTGCATGAACATAATAGTGGCTTTTTCTACCTGGAATATAACTTTTTAAATAGATTGTAGCAATTTGTTGTGCAACAAATTTTGGTATTTTCATCAGTTTGTGGTGCCTGGTGTATAAGTGAGCTTACATCTCATGCAGTGCTCTATGTTCCAATGCATAAAGTTgagtcctttttatttttggaaagctGAGACCTAATTTGTCACTGTTTGACTTCAGTGTAAGAAGAGATATCCTTGGACTAATTtaaacttaaaattattttcccccattctttttcccatatttttgctTACTGCTGCCTAATGCTGCTAAGAAATCTTGCTTTACAGAGAAACCTTTACAGTCATAACCTTCTGTTATGACATTTGTCTGTTCTTGCCTGTCAAACCGTGTTTGTGATCAAACATCCACAATCACTGTAGAAATACGGGCTTTCACAATGTTTCCCAAACACTTTTGGATGCTTTTCAGGCATTTTGAGAGCTAAAAATCTGTGATGTGCTTGGGTGCTATCTTTAAAGTACTTCCTCTTCTGATCAGTGGCTGGAAACTGTCTAAAACACACGTTCACTACATGTACCCTGTGCCCTTTTGTTACTAATTCATAACAttgatgttttaaaatctttcccTGCATTGTGATGCTGCTTTCAATcttactgtgttttcttttactaAATCTTTTTCCTGTGTTACCCCAGGCAT
Coding sequences within:
- the MRPL42 gene encoding 39S ribosomal protein L42, mitochondrial; the protein is MAMSLRTVWSSLLWMRSAVTCKQVPLQNGAVYHACHKSTYSVLPEDYNCKVELAVTSDSKTIVCYHPSLEIPYEHTKPIPRPDPVNNKEENLDQVLKSRLNEKELKNSRGPTIEELSKMFYTTKHRWYPVGQYHRRRKNPNPPKDR